A genome region from Arachis duranensis cultivar V14167 chromosome 8, aradu.V14167.gnm2.J7QH, whole genome shotgun sequence includes the following:
- the LOC107460822 gene encoding mitogen-activated protein kinase kinase kinase 1: protein MHHLPPFFNSSNRNQRSNNNSMDSKKLRRKPKLERRNAVKYVDYDADGSTTSSHDDSSSSVGGGSRSDSIYTRSMDFYDRTSFRIEGTEGEFDRICRSLGLSGPEDFAIPAAAWEAMKVRSSSDILPRLNPREERVPPRRSDVVAVGELAEEFEGGARVRVDETGGCCAESSSGVCGGIKGVRPPMLRPPPGTKVPVVDNTSSTWDLLRDFAPEGSDNGHLLQIEPDKEDEEEEEKQVVVVEEGGGKREEEVEERVDNAARIAEIVADLSGSCGFSTSNEEDDTSSTTTGPRSNNISPNGRIKCIITSGDWQKGELLGRGSFGSVYEGISGDGVFFAVKEVSLLDQDNQGKQSIYQLEQEIALLSQFEHENIVQYYGTETDESKLYIFLELVTKGSLASLYRRYTLRDSQVSAYTRQILHGLKYLHDRNVLHRDIKCANILVDANGSVKLADFGLAKATKLNDIKSCRGTPLWMAPEVVKGKNQGYGLPADMWSLGCTVLEMLTGKLPYSEFESMQALYRIGKGERPSMPDSLSKDARDFILQCLQVNPDHRPTAAQLLSHPFIQRPVSHSSGSFPNLPGKKG, encoded by the exons ATGCATCATCTACCTCCATTTTTTAATTCCAGTAATAGAAATCAACGCAGCAACAACAATTCCATGGATTCAAAGAAGCTCCGAAGGAAGCCCAAGCTCGAGCGCCGCAATGCCGTCAAGTACGTTGACTACGACGCCGACGGCTCCACCACCTCCTCACACGATGATTCCTCTTCCTCCGTCGGTGGCGGAAGCAGAAGCGATTCCATTTACACCCGATCCATGGATTTCTACGACCGAACTAGCTTCCGAATTGAGGGAACCGAGGGCGAGTTTGACCGGATTTGCCGGAGCTTGGGGCTCTCCGGCCCGGAGGACTTCGCCATACCGGCGGCGGCCTGGGAAGCCATGAAGGTCCGGTCGTCATCGGATATTCTCCCGAGGCTGAATCCGAGGGAAGAGCGAGTGCCACCGCGGCGGAGCGACGTCGTTGCGGTGGGTGAATTGGCCGAGGAATTCGAAGGTGGAGCTAGGGTTAGGGTTGATGAGACCGGTGGTTGCTGCGCGGAGAGCTCCAGTGGCGTATGCGGAGGAATCAAAGGTGTTCGTCCGCCGATGCTTAGGCCGCCACCGGGGACCAAGGTGCCTGTGGTGGACAACACAAGCTCCACTTGGGACCTTCTAAGGGACTTTGCTCCAGAAGGTTCAGACAACGGCCACTTACTACAGATAGAACCAGAtaaagaagacgaagaagaagaagaaaagcaagtAGTAGTGGTGGAGGAAGGAGGAGGTAAGAGAGAAGAGGAGGTGGAAGAAAGGGTGGATAATGCGGCGAGGATTGCGGAGATTGTTGCTGATCTTTCGGGGTCGTGTGGTTTTAGCACTTCAAATGAGGAAGATGATACTTCAAGCACTACCACGGGTCCAAGGTCTAACAATATATCTCCCAATGGAAGAATCAAGTGTATTATTACCTCTGGCGATTGGCAAAAGGGTGAGCTTCTTGGACGTGGTTCCTTTGGCTCAGTCTATGAAGGAATTTCTGG AGATGGAGTCTTTTTTGCTGTGAAAGAGGTTTCACTGCTTGATCAAGATAATCAGGGAAAGCAAAGTATCTATCAACTGGAGCAG GAGATAGCACTTTTGAGTCAGTTTGAACATGAGAACATAGTTCAATACTATGGCACAGAAACG GATGAATCAAAGCTGTATATCTTTCTTGAGCTTGTAACCAAAGGTTCTCTTGCAAGCCTTTATCGCAGGTATACACTTCGAGATTCCCAAGTCTCTGCCTACACAAGACAGATTCTGCATGGCTTGAAGTATCTTCATGATCGAAATGTGCTTCACAG GGATATTAAATGTGCAAATATATTGGTGGATGCAAATGGATCTGTAAAGCTTGCTGATTTTGGATTGGCAAAG GCAACCAAATTGAATGACATTAAATCATGCAGGGGGACACCATTGTGGATGGCTCCTGAG GTTGTGAAAGGAAAGAACCAAGGTTATGGGCTTCCAGCTGATATGTGGAGTTTGGGATGCACTGTACTAGAAATGTTAACAGGCAAACTTCCATATTCGGAGTTTGAAAGT ATGCAGGCATTATATAGAATTGGGAAAGGTGAGCGTCCTTCTATGCCTGATTCTCTTTCAAAGGATGCTCGAGACTTTATCCTGCAGTGCCTTCAAGTTAATCCAGATCACCGTCCCACTGCTGCCCAACTCTTGAGCCATCCATTTATCCAAAGACCAGTTTCCCACTCGTCGGGCTCATTTCCTAATCTTCCAGGCAAAAAAGGTTAA